A region of the Armatimonadota bacterium genome:
TTTTGCTTATTTTTTTGATTATGGAACCCATAATCTTTAGTCTACCAAATTCAAGTGGGGCAGGCTTTTCCTTTGCCTGGTTGTGTTTCTTTCTTTTCTTTACCAGGTTTAGTAAGCTTCCCGTCTTTTCCGCGTTCCACGCTATGGGTTTCGCTTAGTTCTGTTACAGCCGGCTCGCCTAAAAGCTCTCCATCAACATTATATCGAGCTTTCAATGCGGAGTAGGCTATAAGCCCAGCGAAAAGGACGATGCATATAATAATTAGTACAGCCCTTTTCATTGTTTGCCTCGTTATAGAAAGGATATCTGCTACTTATTTGGTGTGAAAAGTTTAACATGATTTGTACAAATATTACAAGCGCACGGATTTCTGGCTGTCGATGTACGGAATTGGGCGGATAATCTAGTTGCTTGCAAATCTTTAGAAACTTTTTCCTGCATCTTTGCCTTACGAGGACAATTCTTCAATTATCGCGAAGGCAATTCCCCAAATTGTGTTGAACTTTAAATCACGAAGGACAAAATTAAACAAGATAGTATTAATTATTTTCGGAAAGGATAGCCATTATGTGCACAGAAGGCAACAAATTTTTGTTGATTGATAGAATTGAAAGCCTTCAGCAGCTCGAAGATATGCTTAGCGAGCCAACTGAAGGAGTGATTAAAACACTTGCAAGGCTGGAGGGGGACGTTCTCATCCTTGGAGTTGGCGGCAAGATGGGCCCAAGCCTTGCGCGAATGGTAAAGCGTGCTTCGGATGCTGCTGGGGTGAGCCGTCGGATAATCGGTGTAGACATTTTTCCATCATCTGAGCAGGAATCGAAGCTTCGTGAGGTTGGTATCGAAACAATAAAGTGCAACTTGCTTGACCCCGATGATTTGGCTAAACTCCCCGATGCTTCTAATGTTGTCTTCATGGTTGGCATGAAATTTGGCACGACCGGCCAAGAGGCGTTAACTTGGGCTGTCAATGCATTTTTGCCTGGCATGGTATGCCAGAAGTATAAGAACAGCCGGATGATTGTATTTTCAACAGGAAATGTCTATGGTCTTTCGCCTGTGACTCTGGGTGGTTCAGTAGAAACAGCGCCGCCTAATCCTGAGGGCGAGTATGCAACAAGCGCTCTAGGGCGCGAACGCATTTTTGAGCATTTCAGCCTTAATTTCGGCATTCCCATAGCAATTATCAGGCTTAACTATGCGGTCGAGATGCGATATGGTGTTCTAGTTGACATAGCCCAAAAGGTATGGTCGGGCGAGGAAATTGACCTTACAATGGGAAATGTGAACGTAATCTGGCAGGGCGATGCCATCGCAATGGCTTTGCAGTCGTTTGACTATGTGGCTAGTCCACCTTTTGTAATAAACATAACCGGTCCGGAAATCCTAAGCGTTCGGCGAATTGCATGGGATTTTGCCGGATTAATGGATAAACTAGTTGAATTTTCCGGTGCGGAATCACCCGATGCGCTGCTTAGCAATGGACAGCTAGGACATCGTCTCTTTGGGTATCCGAGGGTTCCAGTACAACAAATGATACGATGGATTGC
Encoded here:
- a CDS encoding NAD(P)-dependent oxidoreductase gives rise to the protein MIDRIESLQQLEDMLSEPTEGVIKTLARLEGDVLILGVGGKMGPSLARMVKRASDAAGVSRRIIGVDIFPSSEQESKLREVGIETIKCNLLDPDDLAKLPDASNVVFMVGMKFGTTGQEALTWAVNAFLPGMVCQKYKNSRMIVFSTGNVYGLSPVTLGGSVETAPPNPEGEYATSALGRERIFEHFSLNFGIPIAIIRLNYAVEMRYGVLVDIAQKVWSGEEIDLTMGNVNVIWQGDAIAMALQSFDYVASPPFVINITGPEILSVRRIAWDFAGLMDKLVEFSGAESPDALLSNGQLGHRLFGYPRVPVQQMIRWIADWVMRGGETLGKPTHFETRDGKF